The following nucleotide sequence is from Nitrospira sp..
GCCTCCGGCGTCGCCGAAGAAGGAGGTTGCCCAGGCTCCCGAGGCCAGGGCCGTCCAGGTTGCCGTGGGCGGCGAGATGATTTCATCGGAGGATGCGGAATCCGGGGAGACGGCTCGACTGTTGGTGGTTCTGCTGGATGCGGGCCGTGTAGTGCTGGGAAAGGCGCAGGCGACGATCAACAACCCCCGCCTCGAAGACAAGGGGTTCTCCGGTGCGGTGTTTCACGCCCGGCTGCGCAAGGAGTTCCTGGCGAGGACCGGGCATGACCTGCAGGCCTTGAGTGCCGCCGCGATGCCGGAGCGGGCCAAGCCGCTGCTGAGCAAGCTGGCCGGCCTCATGCAGAAGGCCGTGCAAGAGGTGCAGGTGGACATCAACAAGAAGGGCATCGGGTTCAAGGGCTTCATTCCCGCGACGTTCGGGACACAGGTGGCTGCGACCTTTTCACGGGATACCGGGCTCAAGTTACGGCAGATCGGCCCGCCGGAGATCGAACCGAGGAACCCGGAGAATCGACCGGACGAGCAGGAAACCGAAGCGTTGCTCACCATCCAGAAGAGCCATCCCCGGGTGGGAGACCACGTTATTTCACAGCGGTTGCCAGACCACAGCCTGCGGGTCTTGCTGCCGCTGTTCTACACGAGGCCCTGCTTGAGCTGCCATGGCAAACCCAAGGGAGAGGTCGATATCTCCGGCTACGAGAAGGAAGGCTTCAAGGAAGGCGACCTCGGCGGGGCCATTTCGGTGATCCTTCCCGCTGCTGCCGAAACCGCCATGAGCCAACGAGAGGGCTGAGTCGAACGGGCTGGTGCCTGCCTAGGCGCCCCGCTGCCTGGGATCGATCGTTTGCCCCGTCATCGTGCCTTCGAGGCTCGCCAGATAGGAGTGCGCGACTTTGTCGGCAGGAATGCCGATGGAGGGGTCCATCCCTCTGGCGATCAGCGTTTCCGTCACCCAGGGCGGACTCACCACATTCACGCGAAGGCCGCGCGGCAGTTCCAGTGCGGCGGCGCGGACAAACCCTTCCAGGCCCGCATTCACCATGCTGATCGAGGCGCTGCCCTTCATCGGTTCCCGGCTGAGCACGCCGCTGGTCAAGGTGAACGACCCGTGGTTCGTGACGAAGGCCTTACCGATACGGACCAGATTCGCCTGCCCCATCAGTTTGTTCTTCAAGCCGACGAAGTAATCGTCGTAGGTCAGGTCATCGAAGCTGCCGAACTTGGCGCTGCCGGCCGTGCTGATGACTGCATCGCAGGTGCCGACCGCCTTGAACAGCGCCGTAATGGAGTCGGGCGAGGCCAAATCCACTTGGTGCATGCCCTTCCGGTGGCCCACGGTCACCACCTCGTGTCGGGCGGCTAACGCCGAAACGACCGCGCTGCCGATGGTGCCGGTTCCTCCGATGACAATCACTCGCATGCAGTATCTCCTTATGTTCACGTTTCGCGCATGGTAGTCAATCGGTGGTGACGGACGCAAGCGTACGGGTGTCGCTCACTCCGGGCAATCGATGACATACTGTGGTCTGGCCGATGGGTCGAGGGCGTGGTGAACGTAGCGGCAGGGAGGAATGTCCGCTTGCAATCGCCGTAAGAGCCGCGTGATGTTCATGTTAGGCGGAATCTCGCAGAGCCATACGTGCATGCCGGATTCGAGATCGTCGAAGTGCCGTTGCACGGAAAACCCGGGTTTCTCCATGAAGTAGGCCGAGAGAAAGCCGTTGATGGCTTGGACGGTCCAGGGATGCTCCTTGATGTAGCGGTAGGTGAGTCGAAGCTCTACGACCAGATTACTCTGCGCTGCATCCATGCGAGTGGCGCTCCTTCCTGGTGATGGAGGGGCACTGTAGCAGGTTGTGGAGAACGGTGGCCAGCGGCCTACACACATGAGTCCATGTCAGCGCGCGCCAGGTTTGGCTGGGTGGAACATTGAGACTGTCGTGAGGATCTGTGTAAGGTATGGCATGGAGGACTTCACGTCTATCAGGAAGCCCAAGAAGAGGGGGGCGAGAGTCTTTGTATGGTGAGCCCGCACACGCCTACGTAATGCAGCACGATTCAGCGCTTTGAGTAAGTAATCGCTGTGCTCTGCTAGCTAGAATGCATCGCACATGTCGGCAGGTCTCATGCGATACAGCCGGAATGAGAGCATGCCAGCACTTATTCGAGACAAATACTCCCGACCCCCTTCCTTTGACACCTACCTCGACACCCTAATGAGCACAACGTTACTCGCATAGGCATCTTGCATATCTCTCGCCGTAACAGGTTGTTTCACTTTGCTGGACTCTCCGCAAGGGCTAGAGGATGTCATGGAGATCATACTTTTCAAATAAGAACTTTTGATCGCGAAGTTCACGTTTTGTGTGAGAACTCCCGTCGTTGTTAGCATTTTCTTGTTGTTCAAGGTGGAGGTCACGACGCCGATGACGTGTCCCGATTGGTTCAATAGCGGGCTCCCACTATTTCCCGCCTGAATCGGAATGCTGGTTTGAAAGACTCGGGGATCGTTATCGACGCCCAACACATTGCTGACGAGCCCTTGGCCAATGCTGGGAGAAGTAGCTAACAGCCCAGAGAGTGGATAGCCGATGGCGAATACTGCATCGCCGGATTTGACTTCGTCTGAATTGCCGATCAAAAAACAGGGCGCATTCGCAATAGTAGAGGTGGCGCCCTGAAGTTTTGAACGATCAACCCGAAGCAGAGCCAGATCATTCTGCGCGTCTTTCAAAAGGAGATCCGCTTTCAGTTCGG
It contains:
- a CDS encoding short chain dehydrogenase, whose amino-acid sequence is MRVIVIGGTGTIGSAVVSALAARHEVVTVGHRKGMHQVDLASPDSITALFKAVGTCDAVISTAGSAKFGSFDDLTYDDYFVGLKNKLMGQANLVRIGKAFVTNHGSFTLTSGVLSREPMKGSASISMVNAGLEGFVRAAALELPRGLRVNVVSPPWVTETLIARGMDPSIGIPADKVAHSYLASLEGTMTGQTIDPRQRGA